A DNA window from Candidatus Protochlamydia naegleriophila contains the following coding sequences:
- a CDS encoding autotransporter assembly complex protein TamA: MFISAVIKNLGLHFSRVVFIFAVLFLTSFSTCCAYDVHFEGVEDKSTLKLVESVSQLVKLKNNPPATLVGLKRRAEGDIPNLTLALHSLAYYEAKVSFQVADHGSSVVIQIETGPIYPLSDFTIRYFQNGEETTPACPPSLEDLKVVLGQPAIPETILTAEDILLDKLNLQGYAFASIRKRDVFADQQQNVVIVSIEVDTGPLTYFGPIDIKGLDRLQKSLFYKKLRWHEGELYDPKKLEKTQEALELSGLFRSVNIRTDQQSLNGNLLPIEINVVEAKQRSIGFGLNYTTQLGPGITGEWEDRNIAGEGQKLSFRTDIWEKLQDTRVTYLIPDYKRQNQNLIWQLDSHREHTKAFTEKALSLSATIERKLSERLRISYGLMYKLLRSERSERNGTFDLAKVPLQLQWANVDSILDPTKGAMVHLRVIPSLQFIPPCFAYSINTLTTSFYQALTKDKRHVFAAKLMLGSIIGASKHDIPPPERFYAGSENALRGYRYLTVSPIGRDHKPLGGRSLLIYSLELRSRIGKNFGLVTFYEIGNVFRNYYPDFRKEFLQSAGVGIRYHTPVGPLRADFAVPLNRRHHIDNPFEVYFSIGQAF, encoded by the coding sequence TTGTTTATTTCCGCTGTCATTAAAAATTTAGGTTTGCACTTTAGCAGAGTCGTTTTTATTTTTGCAGTGTTATTTTTGACATCTTTCTCTACCTGTTGTGCTTATGACGTTCATTTTGAAGGAGTGGAAGATAAGTCAACTTTAAAACTCGTTGAATCAGTCTCTCAACTCGTCAAACTCAAAAATAATCCCCCCGCCACCCTGGTAGGGTTGAAAAGGCGTGCCGAAGGAGATATTCCGAATCTGACTTTAGCTCTGCACAGCTTGGCTTACTATGAAGCGAAGGTCAGTTTTCAGGTTGCCGATCATGGCTCTTCTGTTGTCATCCAAATTGAAACCGGGCCCATTTATCCTTTATCCGATTTTACCATCCGTTACTTTCAAAACGGTGAAGAAACCACGCCAGCTTGTCCTCCTTCTCTTGAAGATCTTAAAGTGGTCCTAGGACAGCCTGCCATCCCCGAAACGATTCTTACAGCCGAAGATATTTTGCTCGACAAACTCAATTTACAGGGCTATGCCTTTGCGTCGATTCGCAAGCGAGATGTTTTTGCCGATCAACAACAAAATGTTGTCATCGTATCGATAGAAGTAGATACAGGCCCTTTAACCTATTTTGGGCCTATAGATATCAAAGGGCTTGACCGCTTACAAAAAAGTCTTTTTTATAAAAAGTTGCGCTGGCACGAGGGGGAACTGTATGATCCTAAAAAGCTCGAGAAGACGCAAGAAGCGCTCGAACTGTCTGGTCTTTTTCGATCAGTTAACATTCGAACGGATCAGCAATCCCTCAATGGAAACCTTTTGCCGATAGAGATCAACGTCGTAGAGGCAAAGCAGCGAAGCATTGGATTTGGATTAAATTATACAACCCAGCTTGGACCAGGTATCACTGGCGAGTGGGAAGATCGCAACATTGCGGGAGAAGGGCAAAAACTAAGCTTTCGTACAGATATTTGGGAAAAGCTTCAAGACACTCGTGTCACCTATCTTATCCCAGATTATAAGCGTCAAAACCAAAATTTGATCTGGCAGCTTGATTCCCATCGTGAACACACCAAAGCCTTTACCGAAAAAGCCTTGTCTCTCTCAGCTACAATTGAAAGAAAACTTTCCGAGCGCTTGCGCATATCATATGGATTAATGTATAAGTTGCTTCGAAGTGAGCGCTCCGAACGCAATGGAACTTTCGATTTAGCTAAAGTTCCCCTCCAGCTCCAATGGGCCAACGTCGATAGCATCTTAGATCCTACTAAAGGAGCCATGGTACATCTGAGAGTCATCCCGTCTCTGCAGTTTATACCACCCTGCTTTGCCTATTCGATCAATACCCTGACAACGTCATTTTATCAAGCACTAACGAAAGACAAGCGGCATGTTTTTGCTGCTAAGCTCATGCTTGGATCGATCATTGGAGCTAGCAAGCACGATATTCCACCTCCAGAGCGTTTTTATGCAGGCTCTGAAAATGCCTTGAGAGGCTATCGATACTTGACAGTAAGCCCCATAGGCAGGGATCATAAACCGCTTGGTGGCCGCTCCTTATTGATTTATTCTTTAGAGCTGCGTAGCCGGATAGGTAAAAATTTTGGTTTAGTGACTTTTTATGAAATTGGGAATGTTTTCAGAAATTATTACCCCGACTTTCGCAAGGAATTTTTACAGTCTGCAGGAGTTGGCATCCGTTACCACACCCCTGTTGGTCCATTGCGAGCCGATTTTGCCGTCCCTTTGAATCGTAGGCACCACATCGATAATCCATTTGAAGTCTACTTCAGCATTGGACAAGCCTTTTAA
- the hemL gene encoding glutamate-1-semialdehyde 2,1-aminomutase, with translation MVSRPVSEQVYSQMSQVIPGGVNSPVRACANVGQIPMVIDHAHRDLLVDVDGRTYIDYCGSWGALIHGHAHPVILQAVQERMKKGTTFGITTPIEGELAKEVTGLIDSVEKIRFVSSGTEATMSVARLARGFTNREILVKFIGNYHGHADFFLVQAGSGVLEISPTASSAGIPDEIVKHTLCLPYNDIEACRAVFNHSDYRDRIAAVILEPIAGNMGVVPATSEFIQFLRDETLAMGALLIFDEVMTGFRVAMKGAQELYPVKPDLTCFGKIVGGGFPAAAFGGRAEIMEFLAPLGPVYQAGTLSGNPLAMEAGLQSLRLLQEPGFYLELQKKTDLLLDPIKEHANHKKWPICIQQVGSMFTLFFCKKSIHNLKDALEANTVLFAKFFRAMFDQGIYIPPSQHEAWFISQAHQEENLIRTREAVLAFLEETYA, from the coding sequence ATGGTAAGTCGTCCAGTCAGTGAGCAGGTCTATAGTCAAATGAGTCAAGTCATCCCAGGAGGGGTCAATTCGCCTGTTCGGGCATGTGCGAATGTAGGGCAAATTCCAATGGTCATCGATCACGCCCATCGCGATTTATTGGTGGATGTCGATGGAAGAACCTATATTGATTACTGTGGTTCATGGGGGGCTTTAATTCATGGACATGCGCATCCAGTTATTTTGCAGGCGGTGCAGGAGAGAATGAAGAAAGGGACAACTTTTGGCATCACGACACCCATTGAAGGGGAACTTGCCAAAGAAGTGACGGGTTTGATTGACTCGGTCGAAAAAATCCGCTTTGTGTCGTCTGGAACAGAGGCAACCATGAGTGTTGCTCGTCTGGCAAGGGGATTTACGAATCGAGAAATCCTGGTAAAATTTATTGGAAACTACCATGGGCATGCGGACTTCTTTCTAGTGCAAGCGGGATCTGGCGTCTTAGAAATTTCTCCAACCGCTTCGTCGGCCGGAATTCCTGACGAGATTGTTAAGCATACCCTTTGTTTGCCATATAACGACATCGAAGCGTGTCGAGCCGTCTTCAATCATTCAGACTATCGCGATCGCATTGCAGCTGTAATTTTAGAGCCTATTGCCGGTAACATGGGTGTCGTACCTGCCACTTCTGAATTTATCCAGTTTTTAAGAGACGAGACTTTGGCTATGGGGGCCCTGCTTATTTTTGACGAAGTCATGACTGGTTTTAGGGTGGCGATGAAAGGAGCACAGGAGCTTTATCCTGTGAAACCCGATTTGACTTGTTTTGGAAAAATTGTAGGGGGAGGATTTCCAGCTGCGGCTTTTGGGGGAAGGGCGGAAATTATGGAATTCCTGGCTCCTCTTGGCCCTGTGTATCAAGCAGGAACGCTCTCTGGGAATCCACTTGCTATGGAAGCCGGACTGCAAAGCTTGCGCCTGTTGCAAGAGCCTGGTTTTTATTTAGAGCTTCAAAAGAAAACAGATTTGCTTCTAGATCCAATTAAGGAGCACGCCAACCATAAGAAATGGCCCATCTGCATTCAGCAAGTCGGATCGATGTTTACGCTATTTTTCTGCAAGAAAAGCATCCACAATTTAAAAGATGCTTTGGAAGCCAATACAGTTTTGTTTGCTAAGTTTTTCAGAGCCATGTTCGATCAAGGAATTTACATTCCACCTTCGCAGCATGAGGCATGGTTTATTTCCCAAGCTCATCAAGAAGAGAATCTCATTCGTACACGCGAGGCTGTCTTGGCGTTTTTAGAAGAGACTTATGCTTAG
- a CDS encoding ABC transporter ATP-binding protein translates to MNANALSISLNRYQFQNSSTPFFENLAFQLERGKLHCLKGKNGSGKSTLFSLLRGNMQGQQCEGSITVHGKVYDLSHPQAFVKINRHLSLVNQRYDAMIADQFSFADNLQFACLANYPSPFKSLKMSKPLPDFLETFKINVDTPAYLLSGGQRQILALSMVLQKQPSILLLDEPTATLDPANARLVFEFLHSLAKNHQLTMLIISHDPELVEEFCDGSHLEVIVGQEGKRMLCQRALR, encoded by the coding sequence ATGAACGCAAATGCCCTCTCTATCTCTCTAAATCGCTATCAATTTCAGAACTCTTCCACTCCTTTTTTTGAAAATCTTGCTTTTCAATTAGAGAGAGGAAAACTCCACTGTTTGAAAGGTAAAAATGGGTCTGGCAAATCAACGCTATTCTCCCTTTTAAGAGGCAATATGCAAGGACAGCAGTGCGAAGGCTCGATTACTGTACACGGCAAAGTGTATGACCTTTCTCACCCGCAAGCATTCGTCAAAATTAACAGGCACCTGTCTTTGGTCAATCAGCGCTATGACGCCATGATTGCAGACCAATTCAGCTTTGCCGATAATTTGCAATTTGCTTGCCTAGCCAATTACCCATCCCCTTTCAAGTCCCTAAAAATGTCTAAGCCTTTGCCGGACTTTTTGGAGACCTTCAAGATCAATGTTGATACTCCCGCTTACTTATTATCTGGCGGTCAACGACAAATTTTGGCGCTATCGATGGTTTTGCAAAAACAACCCTCTATTTTATTGTTGGATGAACCTACGGCAACACTCGATCCGGCAAATGCCAGACTCGTTTTTGAATTTTTGCATTCGCTTGCCAAAAATCATCAACTGACCATGTTGATCATCAGTCACGACCCAGAGCTAGTCGAAGAATTTTGTGATGGAAGTCATCTAGAAGTTATCGTAGGGCAAGAGGGAAAAAGAATGCTTTGTCAAAGAGCCTTACGATAG
- a CDS encoding ABC transporter permease: protein MTSILEQMLLVLPLLIGAYLSLSLMKVPDLSLESAYLFGATLGLTCQSLPLPIGIKIPLVIIAAIAGGMSVGLVASCLNQYFCLPFLLGAIMTNGLFHGLTLLILGQSVKSFDPGFNLLALLPFGFSHQELGMLMAINLFIVLIVGIILSSQLGVSFAIFGNNSQFFKHHGLSTKYIVIAGICLADGCAGLGGYLFAQSNGFVDLTMGYGIILLCLTSLILGKMLVQSSYPTLAIPCIGLLCYFVIQQFLLNVGLNLKYFNAFQALLIMAALMTYYYQKSPLNRLDIDHLGV, encoded by the coding sequence ATGACATCCATTTTAGAGCAAATGCTCCTTGTTTTGCCGCTTCTGATTGGAGCCTATCTTTCACTTTCGCTCATGAAAGTGCCAGATTTAAGCCTAGAAAGCGCCTACCTTTTTGGAGCCACACTGGGATTGACTTGTCAATCCCTTCCCTTGCCAATCGGAATCAAAATTCCGCTCGTCATTATAGCCGCCATCGCGGGAGGAATGTCAGTGGGTCTTGTTGCCAGTTGCTTGAATCAATACTTCTGCTTGCCCTTTTTACTCGGCGCCATCATGACAAATGGCCTCTTTCACGGATTAACGCTGCTGATTTTAGGGCAGTCGGTAAAAAGCTTTGATCCCGGCTTTAATCTGCTGGCTCTCTTGCCATTTGGATTTTCCCATCAGGAATTGGGAATGCTGATGGCCATCAACCTTTTCATCGTTTTAATCGTCGGAATTATTTTATCGAGCCAGCTCGGGGTGTCATTTGCCATCTTTGGCAATAATTCCCAATTCTTCAAGCACCACGGCCTATCGACGAAGTATATCGTAATTGCCGGTATTTGCCTAGCTGATGGCTGTGCTGGCCTTGGAGGCTATCTATTTGCCCAGTCAAATGGATTTGTCGATCTCACAATGGGATATGGAATTATTTTGCTATGCCTAACCTCTCTAATTTTAGGCAAAATGCTTGTTCAATCCTCATATCCAACACTTGCCATCCCGTGCATCGGATTGCTCTGCTACTTTGTCATTCAACAATTTTTGCTGAATGTGGGACTAAACTTAAAATACTTTAACGCCTTTCAAGCCTTGCTCATCATGGCAGCATTGATGACCTACTACTATCAAAAAAGCCCTCTTAACCGACTCGATATTGACCATTTAGGAGTTTAA
- a CDS encoding ABC transporter substrate-binding protein has translation MKKSLIIICLLLGLSFAIAEFFQDKSIDSDTDATTNQKLFRVAILTPVTHPSLEQIQQGFCETLTHNGIDRYQFTVYNAQGSQTLMRSELEEMSSKRYDLIFAIGTQAAKMSKEVLTKKHQTTPLVFAAVPNPEEHHLVQSESTPNGFVTGISEITDYSKQMDLLAHLKPDLKSVLLVYDPTNAGLDRDRIIVENKLSTMGIRLIPIEVFKTNEIKQKVSPFIHEVDVVMTLKDNTVVAGLETLVKLCHTTQTLLMASDLDSPLKGAAIGFGVKEYDFGVEAAKKARLILHDGLSPHQIPVTAVDQFKLKFNTLSMAQQGLPLDPFLHYLIENGEGI, from the coding sequence ATGAAAAAGAGTCTTATTATTATCTGCCTTTTATTGGGCTTATCTTTTGCAATCGCAGAGTTTTTTCAAGATAAAAGCATTGACTCGGATACAGATGCAACAACAAATCAAAAATTATTTAGAGTTGCGATCTTAACGCCCGTCACCCACCCGAGTTTGGAGCAGATCCAGCAAGGTTTTTGCGAAACGCTTACCCATAATGGAATCGATCGCTATCAATTTACCGTTTACAATGCACAAGGCAGTCAAACGTTGATGCGGTCTGAGCTCGAAGAAATGAGTAGCAAACGGTATGACCTCATTTTTGCCATCGGGACGCAGGCCGCCAAAATGAGCAAAGAAGTCCTAACAAAAAAACACCAAACAACGCCTTTAGTCTTTGCTGCCGTTCCCAATCCAGAAGAGCATCATCTCGTCCAATCGGAGAGCACACCCAATGGATTTGTGACAGGCATCAGTGAAATCACCGATTACTCTAAGCAAATGGATCTTTTGGCTCATCTAAAGCCAGACTTGAAAAGCGTCTTGCTCGTCTATGATCCGACGAATGCAGGTTTGGATCGAGACAGAATAATTGTAGAAAATAAACTATCAACAATGGGAATCAGACTCATTCCAATCGAAGTTTTTAAAACCAATGAAATCAAACAAAAAGTCTCTCCATTCATTCATGAAGTGGATGTTGTCATGACTCTCAAAGATAACACGGTTGTGGCCGGACTTGAAACCTTGGTTAAGCTCTGCCATACCACGCAAACCCTTTTGATGGCAAGCGATCTAGATTCTCCATTAAAAGGAGCCGCTATTGGCTTTGGAGTGAAAGAATATGACTTTGGGGTAGAGGCTGCCAAAAAGGCACGCCTCATTTTGCACGACGGCCTTTCACCGCATCAAATACCTGTGACAGCAGTCGATCAATTCAAGCTCAAATTCAATACACTTTCAATGGCACAACAAGGGCTGCCACTCGATCCATTCTTACACTATCTAATCGAAAACGGAGAGGGAATATGA
- a CDS encoding aspartate/glutamate racemase family protein, with amino-acid sequence MAPVKQKLGIIGGAGPYASALLYQSIIKKHYEAEREQTPEIVLLNYPFTRGLSLKESQSHMQQLRLELQYCMNCLALQGVDRFAIACNTLHSFLPGLDLKGMNVLSIPQLVIETALKADLHKLLLLSTATTIQSRLYQHPSIRLVTPQAPEQKVLDAIIDRILAGVISKKDSEELSHLIHTCALRDGIDGIILGCTDLPVLHAHHPIDVGPLPILDSIQIPAHHFIHVERLV; translated from the coding sequence ATGGCTCCTGTAAAACAAAAATTGGGAATCATTGGAGGCGCGGGCCCTTATGCCAGTGCGCTCCTCTATCAATCCATCATTAAAAAACACTATGAAGCAGAAAGGGAGCAAACACCAGAGATCGTATTGCTCAACTATCCCTTCACAAGAGGATTGTCTCTCAAAGAATCGCAGTCTCATATGCAGCAGCTCCGCTTGGAGCTGCAGTACTGCATGAATTGCTTGGCTTTACAAGGCGTAGATCGCTTTGCCATTGCCTGCAATACGCTTCATTCTTTTCTGCCAGGACTCGATTTGAAAGGAATGAACGTATTGTCTATTCCACAGCTTGTCATAGAAACGGCGTTGAAGGCAGACTTGCATAAACTTTTGCTTTTAAGTACAGCAACGACGATTCAAAGCAGATTATATCAACATCCATCGATTAGACTAGTCACCCCTCAAGCTCCTGAACAAAAAGTTCTAGATGCAATCATTGATCGCATCTTAGCTGGGGTGATTAGCAAAAAAGACAGTGAAGAGCTGAGCCATCTCATCCACACATGTGCCTTAAGAGATGGCATTGATGGCATCATACTGGGCTGTACCGATTTGCCGGTGTTACACGCCCATCATCCCATTGATGTAGGCCCTTTGCCTATCTTAGATTCCATTCAAATCCCGGCCCATCATTTCATTCACGTTGAGAGGTTAGTATGA
- a CDS encoding class I SAM-dependent methyltransferase yields MFRLFVNLIVLFCTHTPCRAAEGISLVEEYKKNSNQQWEWALTSLANFPFTEQDKVLDVGCRDGRITALIANQVQSGSVVGLDISEKMIEQASNAFQEGNLKFIKGNANDIPFKEEFDKVVSFCTLQWIVEQEKALISMKESFKVGGGMLLVIPGESSSNLGTLAKKIASTEKWRGYFPHFKMERVYYSPKAYKNLLQVIGLDIQALRAEESVTIYENKEAFIAWLKPLVNFVDHLAPDLQQSFIEELADQMIQKDLFFTGSVAIPDVKIEIIARRLY; encoded by the coding sequence ATGTTCCGACTATTTGTAAACCTTATTGTTTTGTTTTGCACTCATACTCCTTGTAGAGCTGCGGAGGGAATTTCTTTGGTAGAGGAGTATAAAAAAAATTCAAACCAACAATGGGAATGGGCTCTAACAAGCTTGGCAAATTTTCCCTTCACAGAGCAAGACAAGGTTCTCGATGTGGGGTGCAGAGATGGCAGAATCACAGCTTTGATAGCAAATCAGGTGCAAAGCGGATCTGTGGTGGGTTTAGATATTTCTGAAAAAATGATTGAACAGGCTTCAAACGCCTTTCAAGAAGGTAATTTGAAATTTATAAAAGGAAATGCGAATGATATTCCTTTTAAAGAGGAATTCGATAAGGTTGTTTCATTCTGCACCCTTCAATGGATAGTTGAGCAGGAAAAAGCGCTGATTTCGATGAAAGAGAGTTTCAAAGTTGGAGGAGGGATGCTGCTTGTTATACCTGGAGAGTCTTCAAGCAATTTAGGCACCCTCGCTAAAAAAATTGCATCCACTGAAAAGTGGAGGGGATATTTTCCACATTTTAAGATGGAAAGAGTTTACTACAGTCCAAAGGCCTATAAAAACCTGCTACAGGTAATTGGATTAGACATTCAAGCACTTAGAGCTGAAGAGTCTGTCACGATATATGAGAATAAAGAGGCTTTTATTGCCTGGCTTAAGCCTTTGGTCAATTTCGTAGATCATCTCGCACCAGATCTTCAGCAAAGTTTTATTGAAGAACTTGCCGATCAGATGATTCAAAAAGATCTCTTTTTTACTGGCTCTGTTGCCATCCCTGATGTTAAAATAGAAATAATCGCACGCAGGCTTTACTAG
- a CDS encoding NfeD family protein, producing the protein MFKFPALLSIFFASLISFWGMVHSTESQTTKINLKGFLGKDELASAKETLTRLSEESKQTLVIVINSTSGDLIQMLDLAKSIYSLKKLKQLTVVVYLDDNVVGPAAMLPFLADEINTSLVASWGDIPSGAERVLPTNLLQNRVRSLIDSQSSDAPTLYLLADAMTDPSVRVIDNQGWKIAREKETNFPLISSGGQTLVVNQNQLKDLGIVKSIMPLGEFEKRYAIESKVDSKEGIVEEGKTTSSTSIEERLQRAIHFNKEGPNTVGYLYVGDHESSISQSTWLYIKQGLDHYKKNPPLFIILELNTPGGEVFAAQKISDALKEIDLQYNIPVVTFINNWAISAGAMLAYSTRFISVVKDGSMGAAEPVYAGEGGKMETASEKVNSALRADFASRARFFDRNPLIAEAMVDKDTILVWRHGKVVKLDNESQVRLTGADPDKVISPKGKLLTLEAEQMLEYGVADLLLPPQKLEVISPEEKAAGQWPVEKMLLFHTPYFSKIPQATVKPYQMDWKTHFFVLLATPIVSSLLFMGLMIGGYIELNSPGFGLPGAVAAACLFLIILSSFSLEVANWLELILLLTGLAIILVELFVLPTFGLLGIVGFILFIAGLFGMLIPGLSSVSFEYDTQTMNAAGQYVIQRLAWLCGAMLASAVIIALLAQYVLPSFAGFSRFVLIGREQEGFIAGENPIDLPQSGAIGKALTTLRPAGKIIVKDRIYEALSTGGFIEAGEPIIVARLEGSTIIVSLLTENELL; encoded by the coding sequence ATGTTTAAGTTTCCCGCCTTACTTTCTATTTTCTTCGCCTCTTTGATATCTTTTTGGGGGATGGTTCACTCTACCGAGAGTCAAACGACCAAGATAAATTTAAAGGGATTCTTAGGCAAAGATGAGTTGGCATCTGCTAAGGAGACCCTAACTCGCTTGTCAGAGGAATCTAAGCAGACATTGGTGATTGTGATTAATTCGACATCTGGCGATCTCATTCAAATGCTCGACCTTGCCAAATCGATCTACAGTCTAAAAAAGCTGAAGCAGCTGACAGTCGTGGTCTACTTGGACGATAATGTGGTGGGGCCGGCAGCCATGCTTCCCTTTTTAGCTGATGAAATTAATACTTCTCTTGTAGCTTCCTGGGGGGATATTCCCTCTGGTGCTGAGAGAGTTCTTCCGACCAATTTGCTTCAGAATCGGGTGCGCAGTTTAATTGATTCTCAAAGCTCGGACGCACCCACCCTATATCTTTTAGCAGATGCCATGACAGATCCGTCTGTGCGAGTCATTGATAATCAAGGTTGGAAGATCGCAAGAGAAAAAGAAACAAACTTTCCATTAATTTCGTCTGGAGGGCAAACCTTAGTTGTTAATCAAAATCAGCTCAAGGATCTGGGGATTGTAAAATCAATTATGCCTCTTGGGGAATTTGAAAAGCGCTATGCAATTGAAAGTAAAGTGGATTCAAAAGAGGGAATAGTAGAGGAGGGAAAAACGACCTCTTCAACCTCGATTGAAGAAAGACTTCAGCGTGCCATCCATTTTAATAAAGAGGGTCCCAACACGGTTGGGTATCTTTATGTGGGCGATCATGAAAGCTCAATTAGCCAATCCACCTGGCTTTACATTAAGCAAGGGCTTGACCATTATAAGAAAAATCCTCCTCTTTTTATTATTTTAGAGCTCAATACTCCCGGTGGAGAGGTTTTTGCGGCGCAGAAGATCTCGGACGCTCTAAAAGAGATCGATCTGCAATATAATATTCCCGTTGTCACCTTCATTAACAACTGGGCCATTTCGGCTGGTGCCATGCTGGCCTATTCGACCCGTTTCATAAGCGTGGTCAAGGATGGAAGTATGGGGGCTGCAGAACCTGTCTATGCAGGCGAAGGCGGGAAAATGGAGACGGCTTCTGAAAAGGTGAATTCAGCTTTGAGGGCCGATTTTGCAAGCCGGGCACGTTTTTTTGACCGCAATCCTTTGATTGCCGAAGCGATGGTGGATAAAGACACGATTCTTGTATGGCGCCATGGCAAAGTGGTAAAGCTCGACAATGAGAGTCAGGTTCGCTTGACAGGAGCCGATCCTGATAAGGTGATCAGTCCAAAAGGAAAGCTGCTGACTTTAGAAGCAGAACAAATGCTAGAATACGGTGTGGCGGATCTTTTGTTGCCTCCTCAAAAACTAGAAGTGATTTCTCCTGAAGAAAAGGCGGCAGGTCAATGGCCTGTAGAAAAGATGCTTCTTTTTCATACGCCCTACTTTTCTAAGATTCCTCAAGCTACCGTTAAGCCCTATCAAATGGATTGGAAAACGCATTTTTTTGTTTTATTGGCCACCCCTATTGTTTCTTCGCTTCTTTTTATGGGCTTGATGATTGGGGGCTATATCGAATTAAACTCGCCAGGCTTTGGCCTGCCAGGAGCGGTTGCTGCAGCGTGTTTGTTTTTAATCATTTTATCGAGCTTCTCTTTGGAAGTTGCGAATTGGCTGGAGCTGATTTTGCTTTTGACCGGTCTTGCCATCATTTTGGTTGAGCTTTTTGTCTTGCCAACGTTTGGATTATTGGGGATAGTGGGATTTATTTTGTTTATTGCTGGTTTATTTGGAATGCTCATTCCTGGTTTAAGCTCGGTTAGTTTTGAATATGACACCCAAACAATGAATGCTGCAGGGCAGTATGTGATCCAGCGACTGGCTTGGCTTTGCGGAGCCATGCTTGCGAGTGCTGTCATCATTGCCTTATTGGCCCAGTATGTGCTTCCAAGTTTTGCAGGTTTTAGCCGCTTTGTCTTGATAGGCAGGGAGCAAGAGGGTTTTATTGCGGGTGAAAATCCAATCGACCTTCCTCAGTCGGGCGCGATTGGAAAGGCCCTGACTACCCTTCGTCCAGCCGGAAAGATCATTGTCAAGGATCGTATCTACGAGGCTTTGAGCACGGGAGGATTCATCGAGGCTGGCGAGCCGATTATTGTCGCGCGTTTAGAGGGGAGCACAATTATAGTTAGTCTTTTAACGGAAAACGAACTCTTATGA
- a CDS encoding NfeD family protein has protein sequence MTPFLLLFIGLLLILIEFYIPGAVMGVLGSIFVLVSILLFASQTNSLLAIVFFVLGTILCVGLLIRFALWRIVRAKPEYSIYLNEDQEGYQASSFDQEAIGKIGVVLSDLKPGGYILIDGKQHQAISLTGYIPKGEHVEVVSGQEESLIVKISNKET, from the coding sequence ATGACCCCTTTTCTTTTACTTTTTATTGGCCTTCTACTCATTTTAATAGAGTTTTACATTCCAGGCGCTGTCATGGGAGTGTTGGGCAGCATTTTTGTCTTGGTGAGCATCCTTCTTTTTGCCTCCCAAACCAATTCATTATTGGCTATTGTCTTTTTTGTGCTTGGAACAATTCTTTGTGTCGGATTGCTCATTCGATTTGCTCTTTGGCGCATTGTTCGAGCAAAGCCGGAATACAGCATATATTTAAACGAAGATCAAGAAGGGTACCAGGCTTCTTCTTTCGATCAGGAAGCCATTGGCAAAATAGGGGTGGTATTGTCCGATCTAAAACCCGGTGGATATATCCTCATAGATGGTAAGCAGCATCAAGCAATCTCTTTGACTGGGTATATTCCGAAAGGAGAGCATGTTGAAGTGGTCTCTGGGCAAGAAGAGAGTCTTATAGTGAAAATTAGTAACAAGGAAACTTAA